DNA sequence from the Poecile atricapillus isolate bPoeAtr1 chromosome 4, bPoeAtr1.hap1, whole genome shotgun sequence genome:
taACTGTACCTATCAATCCTTAGTTAATAGGCAGCAGCTGGTAGATCTAGACATTGGAAGAATTGGTTAAGAATAGCAAAGTTCTTTTTTCGATAAAATATCAACTCTGAGGTGTTTATTCCTGTAAAAAGCTATCTAGAAGTTGCTGAATTTACACAAAAGAATAAGCATTCATAAAGGAATTCTAAATACAGAATGTCTAAAtataaggaaaaggaaaataagtaaATTGTAACAAGTAATGTGATATGTTACACCTGCTAAACATTTCTAGACTAGTACACTGAATTCCACTGGCTTACACAAGCAACTTACCTATATTGACAATAGCACCTCCCTGCTGTTTAATCATGACCTTTACAGCAGCTTTGCATGTCAACATTGTTCCCAACAGGTTAGTGTGAATCTGGGCTATCATATCTTCAGTCTTGGTTCTCAGTAACAAACCATCCCTGataaacaaccaaaaaaacccaaagaattcACTGAACAACCCCCAATCATGTTTACTCATAAAAAAAGACACTTGCACAGAATATTAATGGGGCTGTATGTGGTTCCATACATCCAAGCATTCAAAATGACAACACTGCAAGAACTAcacataccaaaaaaaaaaagttagccATGATTCTGGCCACAGAGCCTCTTTTGCAGAGTGGTATCAAGCACTGTTTTGAACCATTCTGGAGGGAAAAGTGGAAGAAGGAATAGAGGGGGAACTCAGACTGCAGAAAATACAGGGAAAGCTGTATCATCTGTTAGCATTTTACTACCATCAGGAACAAAATATTGGCAAGCACTTAATATTGTTTTCAGATGTGCTCATTAATAACACTTACTAAGTACAAAGGGCCAGAGCACCTTACAGTTGAGCTGCCTTCATCTAGAATTACTTATAGTCTTGTAAGGAGTAACCAACCTGTTGATCCCAGCTGCATTAACCATGTAGTTAATAGGACCCAAATTCCTCTGCATCTCCTCAAAAGTCTTTTGGACTTCTTGTTCACTGGATACATCACAGCGAAATGCCAGATGTCCTGCTGTAttgaaatatatataatgtCAAAATAAACAGTAAAAGATGTATTTAATTCATAAACCTTCTTCAGAATGTATCAACTCAGTTGCAAAACAGATGTTGAACTAGTTATAATTTAAGGAACCTATTTAATCCCCAGACAATTaaataaagatgattttcaAGTATTGTATACATTAGTTATGTGACGATTCCTTGTTTtagattttttgccttttgaaaTGAGAAGTTCAGTGTGAACTGAGACTGTTCTCAGTTCTGGCTGGTTCAGGAGCTGAGGGTGACTCAATTCACACCACCTCTATTGTGACCCCAAACAATTCCATTCATCTTAAAATTCCCATCATCCAGATAAAATAGGCAACCTACTTTCTCAACCACTATTGTGAAAACAAGATTGCACCAATATAGctggtttttaatatttctcagcctttattttcctttcatcttgTTTAACACCAAGGGGTTTTTAACGACTCGCTATTTTCCCAAGTCACCTAAGCACAGACAGCGAGGTGGTAACTGCACAGCAGCATACGTACCACCAAGGTTACGGGCAGTGCTCTGGGCCACGTCCAGGTTCCTAGCAATGATGGCCAGGCGGCAGCCCTTCTGCGCCAGGagctctgccacagctttgCCTATCCCACGGGATCCTCCAAAAACAGCACAGACCTTGCCCATCTTCAAAATAATTCACAAACTGCAAATAAACCATCAACTTCATGTCCAGTACAGGAAGACATTAATTGCTGCTCTTGTCAGCATCACAGCCTTTACCTGTTTGCAGCAGTCTGTAATAGCAGGTTATAGAACTAGAAATTTGGTTTTTATTCATTcatttgtattctttttttattcaaaataaacaGCTGAACTAAATTAGACACCACTTCTACAAATGGAAGTTAATTCTTAAGTATTTCTGaaccagtaaaaaaaataaaagcatgcaCATAATCCCTCATTCCTATACTAGAGTTATGGTAACTCTTATTCAATTGATGAATTATGTGATCTATGTACCTAAAGGTCTATAATGTATCCTTCGGCTGCTTCTTCAAAGCTGATGTACTGTCTGTAATTATATTGTTCTTACAACCACTATGCAGGTGCTGAAGTCATTTAGCCTCAAGGTCTCACTCCATCCAAAGTATCTGTGTTGGACCCCACCAGTGCAAATGTTGCTGAGTACAATTTGAAATTATAGCATCTA
Encoded proteins:
- the CBR4 gene encoding 3-oxoacyl-[acyl-carrier-protein] reductase, which produces MGKVCAVFGGSRGIGKAVAELLAQKGCRLAIIARNLDVAQSTARNLGAGHLAFRCDVSSEQEVQKTFEEMQRNLGPINYMVNAAGINRDGLLLRTKTEDMIAQIHTNLLGTMLTCKAAVKVMIKQQGGAIVNIGSIVGLKGNSGQSVYSATKAGVVGFSRSLAKEVAKKQIRVNVVAPGFIHTEMTAHLEEDQLKKAILLGRFGEPHEVAQAVVFLLESPYVTGSVLVVDGGLQLMT